The Polyodon spathula isolate WHYD16114869_AA chromosome 10, ASM1765450v1, whole genome shotgun sequence genome contains the following window.
AGGGCAACCAGACAAAAATCAATGACGCACAGACCTGGTTTACTAATACTGCTTAATTAACCCTTGGAATGCTGTACACATAGAATAATTGATTGGAAACAGCGATTACCAAAGTTATAATTCCATCTTGGGGTTCGCAAGAACAGATAGTGTTATAACTGGAATTCATAACAGtccattattttataaaaaaaattatatatagatCTAACAACTTCTGtcaattaaagaaaaaaggatgactttgcaaaatgtaaaatgggATGGCATCAGTACAAAAGGTGTGGCCTCACTGTAATAGTACTACAGCATTGTCTTTAAGGATCGGCAGATCGTAGGTTAACAAGATCCCAGCGATTTATGGAAACATAACACAACTACAGCTCAGGTTCAATCAAACTGCAGTGCTACACAAATAAGACTTCTACCTGTAATTCCATACCAGTTTTTTTTACAGTCCATGGAAAAATGGTTCTAGTTATGTGAAGAATCCATTCTACCTTTCCACTTGTTGATTTCTTGTCACATAGCAGTTAAGTGATTTATAAGGAATAGGTGACACTATGtttactaaaatataataaatgaaacaGGAACCCAACCCCTCTCAAAAAAGGGTAATGTATAAATCCAGCATTTCAAGGGTTAAGTAGTTTAAACTTTTGAAAGCTTTAAGAATGGAACTAGTGATCAGTGCCAAAGACTTTGCTGCTATGATGCATATTGCCAATTCTTCACCCCCCCAACCAGTTCCAGTGCGAAGGCACTTCTGTGCAGATTGGTTTGGAATGAAGATCTTGTTTATCTATGGCAATGCCGTGTATCATGCCCAGAACCTTAACACTTAATGCAGGCATGTTAAGGCAACGATCTCTAGCCTCTGAAGCATTAAAATCAGAGAAATCTGCAGTTTGTGGTATTTTTGGTTATGAGATTAGTACCAAGAATTCTGACACCACAGCAAGCGGTTCTCTGTGAAATCCTGCTGTGTTAGTGTGCTGGCAGGACGTTGTCTGCCATGCACTGTGATtcttcagtagtttaaaaattaatattaaatgtaGGAGGGCATATATTGGGCTGAAAACTGATACTCAGTCCCCATATCTTTAGTGCCCAATAGCTGAAGCTCAAACGGTTCTAAAAGACAGGAATATATAAACTTACTTGACATTCATGCAAGCGCAGAACTGAATGTATTACTTTGGAAGACAAGCTAATTGTCTTTTGCACTGTTAGCTCAATTATATCACTTATTATATTACTCCCAGGTTTATCTTCTTAAATCACATTTCTAAAGGGGATTTCTACACCTTCTTTACTAATTTTAAAACCAAACTTAAAACTTTTTACAAGCTGTATTTTGAATGTGAAACGAGAAGAACCACAGTGCCCCCTTGTGGAGTCCAAGTTAACTACTGCACCTAGACTCGTGCATGGGACAATAAGGATAAAAGTACATCTTAATTTTGTCTGGCTGAGGGGCGTTTAAAATGTTCTGCATGTTTCTATGTgcgtatttttgttttaaagtcccaataaaactatttatatttcattttttctttcaactttatttttaatgattcttCTTGGGATTATTTTTCACTCTCCCACTGTGCTTTTCGCTTCGCATGTTGGTGCTGGTTGATGAAGTACTTGAAGAACTCATAGACGGTCCAGGCGATGGCCGTGGAAGGCATTTGGTAGATGATCCTGGCCTGCACCCCCTTGAAGTAAGCCGGGACCCCCCCAAGCCTGTAAACCGTCCGGAAGGCATGGGTCAGGCCCGAGATGTGTCCGCTCACATTGAGGGAGTGCAGAGCCAGAGACTCCTGGGTGTTCAGGAGCGTCTTGCAAACGTCCAGTGGGGTGGTGGCGGCGGCAGCCACAGCCCCTGCAAGTGCTCCAGACACCATGTGCGAGGTCGGGTTGTAATGTCTGTGAGGGTTGAGCGTTTCCTGCAGGTACTCATAGGTCATGAAGTGCAGGGCCTGGAAGGGGATGTTCATGGTGAGCTGGGTGGTGTAGCTGCGGTAGAATGCGGCCACACCCTCCTTTAGCCACACCGCCCTCATACAGTCTAAAACGCTGCGGTAAGGCGAGTTGTACATCTGCATCCTCTGCTTCACCACTGCAGGGGATTCGACCAGATCATTATCCCATGGTACAGGCAGCAGCATATGCATATTTTGAATGATGGTCCAGTCACATTTCccgtggggggtggggtgtgtgtggcacaacaagaggagagagagagagagagagagagagagagagagagagagaattagcAAAGGTCACAAATCAGATTTCAAAAACAAATTGCAGAGCACATGTATAACAAGGGAGAAAATTGTTCATTTAGTATGGAAAAAGCCAACTGGGGTTCAAGTATAACAGCAAAAGAGCTAAAAACTAAATGAACAAGCTTTCTCTTGCTTTGCCACATTTTTGGTGCAGCAGGTTAACTTGATCTACAGCCATCCATGTAGGTGCTTCATAGACTTACAATTAATTTCATATAAACAATTCCTATTGTCTTCCGTAACCCTGCTCCTCTCTGTACACTAGCAGTCACTGTGCTACTGATAGCAAGACTAAGAGCCCCAATGAGACTGGCGCCTCTCAAGACCAAAAGAAGCCCAGCGCTCCCACACCTCTTGTCCTGACCTTGGATGTTAAACACTAGAAACTTCTCCTGACCCCAGGCCTTGTCCTTCCCAGCTGCCTTGTCCCTTTCGCATATGTAATCCTCATTAAATCATTAAAGGgtgcagtttgtatttgttttcgtAACGCTATTCTGAGCTCAGGGGATAATCCTTCACTCATCTAAAATACAGAGAAGAGAATTCACAACAGCTACTTTCTATGAAACCCTTCCACCTGCAAAAGTGCCCCCGCACAACATCAAAGCCATTAAAAAGCTGACTAGGGGGCATGACTGCTAGTACAGGCCGCTGGGTCACTTGCGCACAGATTGTTAGCGGGAACAATGAGGGAGAAATGCAGAAGACATAACTATTTCATAGCAAGCAGGTTAAGAAATCTATGCTAGGCAACTTCTGTAAAATTAAGGGGGAAGTTACAGACAATACAAATGTTTCATAAGTTACCGGAAATCATGCAGgactaaaatgtatttagtaaCCTATTCcaatcaatgtatttttgttatttcctgGGAGGTCAAAAACTTCCCCAGTAGTTGTAATGGAAAACCACATCCATGCAACACCAATGAACAAAATGGAAGTCCACCTGAACATCCCGTCTCAaggttttacaataaaataagagAAGTCTGCAAGAAGTTAAACGGTGTTAATGCGAGGTTACCTTCAGCTGGGTTCATCATCGCATCGTGAAGTAATGTGGCGACACACCCAGCAGCACCTgcaaaataaactcagaggtgAGGGGGGAATGTGTCGAGGACACGATAGGGTGGGTGACTCCGGTGTTGACGGTCTGAACTTTCAGGgagtattactgtatattaataataataattttatacagcgcttttcatagtggaccaccatcacaaagcgctttacaagatatgagactagggtgtgtgaattatgcatcagttacagagtcacttacaataacgcctcacctgaaagatggagcacaaggagtttaagtgacttgctcagggtcacaatgagtcagtggctgagctggtatttaaaccagggacctcctggttacaagcccgtttctttaaccattggaccacacaacctcctttAAAACCACACTGTAGCCCTGAGCATGCTTGTTCATAGAGACATAGACACTTGTTTTTTCAGTCCAAGGGGCCTCGGTATAAAATAGGGATTCCCAGGCAGTGATCTTTCAGGCAGTGTGAGAGAATGGAGAAGTCACAGGGAGGTTCAGGCTGTCCTGAAAAGGTGTGCGAGCACACTATCTAGAAAGCATGCAGGAGCTTACTTACCCAGCATCCCCCTGACCTGAAACAAGGGGAGAGAGAAAAGCAATCGGACATGGAGTGTCAGTTTTGCCACGGCAACAGCTTTCAAGAAGCCCCACCTCCTGGCTCCTGTCACACAGCCCCTACCTGAAATCTCTTAACTCTCACTTCCCCATTCTCCCCACCGCTTACAATCCTAAAGGCTGCTGCTCACCAGACGCGATGCAGCAAGCGGAACTGTgcagtatctttcacaccacagcgGCATGACAGGCGGCACCAGACTGAAGCCAATTAAATAGGACTGAACCCTAATTTTTGCAATCGGACGAGTGTCAgctagggcattgagcaatcagaacagcttcaatgcacgagCTCCAGCACAGTGAAGCACTATCTAAAATGACAGAGAAAACAGTAATACTTGtcattgaaaaaatacccagagctttatgacaaagggcatCACAATTAAAAAccatattgtgtctggtgtgtggagactTTAACACTCACCTTCATCTTCAATTATCAATCCAATCACTTCATGTCCACCGACTTACATTATCAACCACACCCTTGACTCACCACAGTGAACCAAACAGTCAGCAAGTCATACAATCATATTAAATCATACATTCAACAACCAATGTCAACACTCTTGGGTAGCATGGAGGAAACAGACAAGTCTATACTGCCAATGCCTTGGATCTCCAGTGCAAAAGTTGTTTGTGGGTCAAGCAGCAACAGGTTACAGTGTTGTAAAATTACACTGGTGGGTACATACTGTCAGtttgattttgaaataaataaataaataaataaaataaatagagatCCTTCATACAAAGCAAGCCACTGCAACTTTGATATATTCACTAAAAGAGAACATGTAAACTCAACGGTTCCCCGAAGTTCAATACCtcaaaaaatagatttaatgcAATTCAATGAAGTGCTCAATATAGCCAAGAGTAAAGACAATGACataaaaaggggggagggggacaCGGACACAAACTTGGTGTGAGCTTGTGATTTCGTGACAACAGCTGTAGCAGTTTGGGAGTTGACCAGTCACAGAACTTACCAGCTCCCACCCCATGCTGGCCCAGTGGCAGAGCATTCAGCTGCTTCTGTTCCACATCTCAAATTAGGGTTTGAGTGGCTTGCCTGCATTAATATCCATATGAATGGGACTAGTTAAGCACAGAACAAGCAGTTGAACAAGCATTGGATTTGCACTGCAGTGGGATCCATTTCAGGTTGAAATACAAGCTTTGGATTACACTGTTGACACCACCACCTGGAGTAGCTCAAACtgattttcaatgggaaaacaaaGCTgctaaatgtcaagaagcaattGAATGGAACAGTGTTTCAGCTGTTACACTCTGCAATCATGATGAATCTTAAAATATATCTGAATTTTCCACACACAATGCAAACTATGGAGTATCATTCACATGCTGTACATAGTTTACTACACTGAACATTACTTTTGATAAACTGCAATGTCAGCATATGCTCAGGTTAGCATATATTACAAAGCCATGTGGTCTGAGAACTGCTGCATGTCTGCACTCCTACAAGTAATCTATTTACATGATCCACAGCTACTGTGCATTGTCtcaattcatttaaatacaatgttctaTGTCCTGTAAAACAATTAAGACAATGTAGTCAATTccaatttaaaaatcaattccaattcctttatCGGCATCCTTTGaaggaattaaaattgattaaaatggaACGGGAATAGGAAaccaattttaaaaaagaattgggGAAAAAAGAACCTGACCCAAGCCCTGgctgtatttaatatttactgAAGCTCAGAAAACTCAACTATATCAATAGTGGGAACAATTACTAAAATGAAAGCTAATCTAAATTTGTGTTCGTACCAAAAAAGATAACAGTACAAGTTTCTATTTTTTCCCCTACATGCATTAACTGCATTGGAAATATATGTTTGTGAATATATTTGCGTGGTAAACCCGGTTTTGTGCCCCCTGTGCTGGGAGAGGAAGGACTGTGGTACCGTTAGCCACATGGCTGTTTGCCCCAGGGTGGATGATGTCTCCCAGAGTCTTTTTCAGCTTCTCATAACAGGCGAAGTAGAGAGCGTGGGCAGGGCCAGCCCCTGTTGCTGTGACATTTAACCCCCGTATGGGCCGCCAGATTCCCTCTGTCCGCACAATGCTCCGCAGGGCGTCCATCACGTTCCGGTAGCGTGCTGCTGGCTCAGGCTGCAAGCTCTGCATTCGCgtctgagagacagagacatgGTTAGAGCCGAGGGTCAGCACTACAGTCAGAGgttaaaagagaaaacaaacaactgGACCCTCATCatggaactttaaaaaaaatcagaatgtaATTGTGCACCAAAATGTAAAGAACATATCTCAAAATGCGTGTTCTGCGTCAAGAATACACCCAAAGTGTAAAACAATGTCACATGGCCACAACAGGAAAGCCAATATGAAAAGTACCGCTGTGTGGAGCTTAATACTGAAAACATTAAGAAAGCATCTGAAATGGTTTAGGAGGTACGACTAgggcgggtttttttttttttttttttaacagtaaaacaatggTTTACTTCACAGCATTTCATTATCTAAACATAGGTATTACAAGTTATTTCACAAATATTTCTGGTGTAACTGactggctcacctggtagaagcaaaGAATATTTTGGTTTATGCCCACCTTTTTATAGACGTATTTTTATCATCagtaaattatcaaacaaaatactgcaaatgTAAAGACAACAACAGACACGTAAAATGGCCTCTTGTACTGGACAGTGATcattagcagaaatatttccgatctttgttgaagatattttaaagaaagcatGGAGCACTGTGCAGCATGTGTAATCATTTACCGgaagaaaaactaacaaaaccGGCTGCCAAGTTCCTAAATGTAGTGCAACTGGTAGCATGTCAATAAgaaaaacatttgctgtatttattttgtgtgaccaaaaaaatgtgtatttacactataagttcagaaatgggaattttcatggGGAATATTACAGGGCAAAGGGTTCACTTCACAGAAACTGAGAAATCAATGAGCAATTGAAGCAGTGTcagcagatttacaaaaaaacacacaagttcCCTTCAAAGAGACGCCTAACAAGCAGGCAGGTAGTCAGAGAGGTGGTCCAGAGATCAAGTAACAGTTTGAAGCAGTGAATGCGTAACTTTAGCAGTGAAGTTAACATATAAAGTGAAGTTTGTATATAGAACAATAGCTGGCACACATCCTTCCTTGGTTACGATATTCTTTACAACAAGTTATTGAAAGTCTAAGAATCTCTGACCATAGCTGCACTTGTCTGTCTGTGCATCTGCttctacaaataaatacagtgaacgcTGGTCATGCTAATCAATGCTGGAgctctcattttgtatttatgtcTGTTGTGGATGTAGGTTTCTACACATACTTGTTATTGAGACCCACTGCTTTCGGTGCAGCACTCAAGCCAGTATCACTGATCTAGGTCTCATTGTTCTGATATTCCAGTCCTTCCTTGTGCTAAACACCTCCCATTAATAGTTCTTAtatattgtttgtaaatgttttaccaTGTTGTACACATGAAGTGGCATGTAACCTGAACACTGGCAAATACCTGCCAGTGGTTGCTCCTTGGTTTAGATGAGCGTGTGCCTCAACAGAACTAACCAGCGAGCCTCAGTGTTGACCAATCCTGGAACTCCCCTCCAGCAGAAAGTTTTACCAGCACAGcaaggggggggggttaaggCTGGTGTCCCAATCAAGGAAGTCTGCAGCGTCAAAGCTCATCACTTTTGAGAAAAGCAGTTCTACCTACTGTAATAAACAAGTGCCACACCCCAGGTTGAATCAAAGCTTTCCAACTTAGCTGAGGCTTAATTTACAACTTTAGAATTTATTTAACAAATCCAAGAGAAATCAGTTGCATACAGgaaaacaaaggaacaaaatCACATTTGATGAAGGTAGCAAACCCTGATGTAAAACCAAACAAGTTATTTCTCCTTGTTGACATGCATGGAGATACACCCGTGCCACAGAACAGCCTGCACACGCAGCACCTTTACAACAGTCTACCTGAGcttttcagcaaaaaaataaataaatacatttaaaaagtgaaagtggcttttttttttttttttttttttttttaaaaagaagaagtCAGATAAGgccaaaaaaaatctgaatcttcCAACTGCTTTTTCTTAGCAGTTGTTCTGATCTGACCCATAGGCAGACCTCCAGGGGATGCAAGCCACATGCATAGGCCTCAGGTTACAGACCCCTGATTTATCGGAACACAAGTGTTATTAGTTCATTTCAAAGCATCACATTAGGTCTTCAATATCATAAATAGTGCAGTAGCTGGGTTGTGGCTGAATCCCTCGCTGCAGCAGGCACGATTGTAATCCAGCATTGGGCTGGTAAAGCACTTTATACAGACAAGAGCAGATGGTAGTTTTTAGTATGCGTTCCTTCTCTTTATTCAAGCTGGGATATATATCTCTGAGAGAAAAACACTCAGAGCCATAAAACAGAAATTCATGAAGAACACATAATGTAAACTTGTCATGCAAGTTCTGAAAACATTATTACATTGATCTCtttcttaagcccctttcacactggcacttctacccggATCcggacctgggttctggctacccggggtCACAATCTTGTATAATCTGAGGCCATGTAGCTGGGTCGTACCAAGGTTAAtctgggtcccagcgacccacctcagcaTGTGGATCGACACGCTCTGACCTGGATTGAGAGATAAAATGCATGACGGCCAACGAAACAACAAACAACCACGTCTGCGTGAAGTTTTCAGTTCTGCAAGGAAcgcttttgtttgttgtttatttttgttgctagAGACACGCCATGAACCAGATGCAACTggaatgaagaaacatttgctctaatcaacatttgggcagatGGTTCAAGCCAGAGAAGCTTGTAACAAGATGCTTCCGCGGCATCGAGACGtgcattgtttacttgcatctgtcacacacgtcaaccctgctttatgaaAAGCAGCGTGAACTTGTGTAGCTGACACGCATGACACCGgatcctgacccgggtaggttccgacccaggtagagcatgccagtgtgaaaggggcagAAGGGGAGCCATGGGTCATATGCAAAATGCATAGTCAATATAGTGCAGAATTGGAGGCAGAACCAAACCGGTTTCTTTAAGATCCATTGTCTGGTTTTCCTTATGATGTTCCACAGATTATATTCTGGGAACGATGGTGAATCTGTCCACCCCAGTCTGCAAAGCTGGCACACATCGCAGTACACTTCCGACACTAACACTGGCAATTTGTATGTTTTTGGTTTCTATACAAATTTAAGTAATTCACTTTCTGTATCATCAGAAATAAAATGAACCTTAACTCAAATCTAACCTAATTTGCTTTCTGCTTTAATTGTATATTACATTCCTGACTATAAAGCTCTCTAAAAACAAGTTACTTTGCTCAggtaatctttcttttttttcctcattacCGATACCAAAAATGTAAACCTAGAATAACCATGTTTAAGACAGCATGAAGATATTTCTTGCAGGCCTGGTGTCCCAGTCGGAAAAACCGGAAAGGGGGGGGAGCCGCAAAAGTGTACCATGTGACTGATTGGAGGAACAACATGTCAATCACTGTTGAGGAACTCTGGGCGGAAGCACTAGGAAACTAACCGTGGTACGTcacttttctttttgcattttaatgtttttattggtCCTTACATTAGTAAAACGAGTGTGAAATAAACGAATACAAAACATGATTAAAATTCAAACAAGTGACGTACCACGGTTAGTTTCCAAGTGCTTCCGCCCAGAGTTCCCCAACAGTGATTGACATGTTCTTCCAATCTGTGACGTAGTACACTTTTGCCTaccccaaccccccctcccccctccggTTTAGAGTTAATGCTGTTTtctcatttgttgttgtgttttgcatttcAGGGCCGTTTTctaatttgcaattttgttttccaAATTTGCCGTTGTGTTTTCTAAAtctgctattttgttttccaatttgttgttgtgttttgcacttcagggccaccgtagtTTTCCCTCCAAATGCACACACACCACGTTGCACATACATGCCTACCAGGTTAGAAGTAAAAATTGGGAGCCATCAACATCGTGAAAGATGGCCATGCCTAAAtcaattataaaatattactgtcaatacattctgcaaaaaaaaaaaaaaaaaaatcttaaccaCGTTTAACCAATTGCAGAAGTAAGACAGTCAAACATGAATCTCCTTATGTTATCAGATTGATACAATACATTGTGCTAACGAATGCACTGTGCAAGTTTAATCACGAATAGAGTAGCAGGTCTCTCGATATATACAACTAGAAAACCCGACCGAAATGATGTGGTGCGTGGTAGCAGCTGAAGTGCACTGCAACGCTGTTCATAGGATTAATTtcagatttaaatgtaaattgtgtgGCGTGAGAGTTAACTGATCACATGGAAAATACTGAATGCACTACTCCGAATATCCCATTCGGCTACTTTCACTGGAGGGGGCGTGTCAATACAACCCATTTTGGATCTCTAACTTGCTGGACTGACGCTACAGAAACATCCACACGTGCATATCAACTTTTAcgaattaaaaaaactatttatatgtTTTCCTTCAAAGCGGTTTGAAAACATT
Protein-coding sequences here:
- the slc25a28 gene encoding mitoferrin-2, which gives rise to MWFLMEANGFVSGRRMSAETPGGDSGVTGTGAGAGIRWLGGGFWGVSDGIFGSLLPRVGGDADQPLQLQGTPEAADIPDPDYETLPNGASTSTHMLAGAVAGIMEHCLMYPIDCVKTRMQSLQPEPAARYRNVMDALRSIVRTEGIWRPIRGLNVTATGAGPAHALYFACYEKLKKTLGDIIHPGANSHVANGAAGCVATLLHDAMMNPAEVVKQRMQMYNSPYRSVLDCMRAVWLKEGVAAFYRSYTTQLTMNIPFQALHFMTYEYLQETLNPHRHYNPTSHMVSGALAGAVAAAATTPLDVCKTLLNTQESLALHSLNVSGHISGLTHAFRTVYRLGGVPAYFKGVQARIIYQMPSTAIAWTVYEFFKYFINQHQHAKRKAQWESEK